Proteins encoded by one window of Enterococcus saccharolyticus subsp. saccharolyticus:
- the ccpA gene encoding catabolite control protein A, with translation MEKQTITIYDVAREANVSMATVSRVVNGNPNVKPATRKKVLEVIDRLDYRPNAVARGLASKKTTTVGVIIPDVSNMFFASLARGIDDVATMYKYNIILANSDGDSLKEVNVLNNLLAKQVDGVIFMGHRITDEVRGEFSRSKTPVVLAGSIDPDEQVGSVNIDYTAATKDAVSLLAKNGNEKIAFVSGALIDPINGQNRLNGYKEALKESNLEYNEGLIFEAPYSFKDGLAIVDRLLNSGATAAYVTDDELAIGILDGLYDRGVKVPEDFEILTSNNSLLTDVSRPRLSSVSQPLYDIGAVAMRLLTKMMNKEEVEQKTIVLPYNILEKGSTKSN, from the coding sequence ATGGAGAAACAAACGATTACTATTTATGATGTTGCTCGTGAAGCCAATGTATCAATGGCTACCGTCTCTCGTGTCGTTAACGGAAATCCCAATGTCAAACCAGCCACTCGTAAAAAGGTACTTGAAGTCATTGATCGTCTTGATTACCGTCCAAACGCAGTTGCTCGTGGATTAGCTAGCAAAAAAACAACTACAGTCGGTGTCATTATTCCGGATGTAAGTAACATGTTTTTTGCTTCTTTAGCACGTGGGATTGATGATGTGGCAACAATGTACAAATATAACATCATTTTGGCAAATTCAGACGGCGATAGTTTGAAAGAAGTGAATGTGTTGAATAATTTATTAGCGAAACAAGTGGATGGTGTCATTTTTATGGGACATCGTATTACTGATGAAGTTCGTGGTGAATTTTCACGCTCAAAAACACCTGTAGTCTTAGCTGGTTCAATTGATCCAGATGAACAAGTAGGTAGTGTAAATATTGATTATACAGCAGCCACAAAAGATGCGGTTAGCTTGTTAGCTAAAAACGGCAATGAGAAAATTGCTTTTGTAAGTGGGGCATTAATTGACCCGATTAATGGCCAAAACCGTTTAAATGGTTACAAAGAAGCGTTAAAAGAAAGCAATTTAGAATACAATGAAGGCTTAATCTTTGAAGCACCTTATTCATTCAAAGATGGTTTAGCAATTGTTGATCGTTTATTAAACAGCGGTGCGACAGCTGCATATGTAACGGATGATGAATTAGCGATTGGTATTTTAGATGGATTATACGATCGTGGCGTGAAAGTGCCAGAAGACTTCGAAATCTTAACAAGCAACAACTCATTATTAACAGATGTTTCTCGTCCAAGATTATCAAGTGTTAGTCAACCGTTATATGATATCGGTGCAGTTGCTATGCGTCTATTGACAAAAATGATGAATAAAGAAGAAGTGGAACAAAAAACGATTGTTTTACCTTATAATATCTTAGAAAAAGGTTCAACTAAATCAAACTAA
- a CDS encoding M24 family metallopeptidase, translating to MNQEKVNELTRWMKAKKIDVAYVTNPNSIAYLSGFTSDPHERVMALFFSPNQDPFLFTPALEADTARQSNWPYDVVGYLDTQNPWQVIAEEITTRYGKPQQLAIEKSAFTLDRFEQLASYFPTTDFSNDLTTVIQQMQLRKTTAEIETLIEAGNWADVAFEVGFAAIKEGVTEAEIAAEIDYQLKRQGVSHMSFDTTVLVGAHAASPHGAPNQTTVKANELVLFDLGVIWKGYCSDATRTVAYKEPTAFQEKIYKIVLEAQLAAQAAVKPGITASELDKIARDIITDYGYGDAFNHRLGHGIGTSIHEFPSLVAGNDLVIEEGMCFSIEPGIYLPDQVGVRIEDCVYVTKDGCEALTKTPKELCIID from the coding sequence ATGAATCAAGAAAAAGTGAACGAATTAACCCGATGGATGAAAGCTAAAAAAATTGATGTCGCCTACGTCACCAATCCGAACTCAATTGCGTATTTATCTGGTTTTACCAGTGACCCTCATGAACGTGTAATGGCGCTCTTCTTCTCGCCAAACCAAGATCCTTTTTTATTTACGCCAGCTTTAGAAGCGGATACCGCTCGTCAAAGCAATTGGCCTTACGATGTGGTTGGTTATTTAGATACGCAAAATCCATGGCAAGTAATTGCTGAAGAAATAACCACTCGTTATGGAAAACCACAACAACTGGCAATTGAAAAGTCAGCGTTTACATTAGATCGTTTTGAACAACTAGCTAGTTATTTCCCAACAACAGATTTTTCAAATGACTTAACAACTGTGATCCAACAAATGCAATTACGTAAAACAACAGCCGAAATTGAAACATTAATTGAAGCGGGGAATTGGGCAGATGTGGCATTTGAAGTTGGCTTTGCTGCGATTAAAGAAGGCGTAACCGAAGCCGAAATTGCTGCTGAAATTGATTACCAATTAAAACGTCAAGGCGTTTCGCACATGTCCTTTGATACGACTGTTTTAGTGGGTGCCCATGCCGCTAGTCCACATGGTGCGCCTAATCAAACAACCGTTAAAGCGAACGAACTTGTGTTATTTGATTTAGGGGTGATTTGGAAAGGTTATTGTAGTGATGCGACACGCACCGTTGCTTACAAAGAACCAACCGCGTTTCAAGAAAAAATTTACAAAATTGTCTTGGAAGCACAATTAGCCGCTCAAGCAGCGGTGAAACCAGGAATTACTGCCAGTGAATTAGATAAAATTGCACGTGATATCATTACCGACTATGGCTATGGTGATGCCTTTAATCATCGCTTAGGACACGGCATCGGCACTTCAATTCATGAATTTCCATCGCTCGTTGCAGGCAATGATTTAGTTATTGAAGAAGGTATGTGCTTCTCGATTGAACCAGGAATTTATTTGCCAGACCAAGTTGGTGTCCGTATTGAAGACTGTGTCTATGTCACAAAAGACGGCTGTGAAGCTTTAACAAAAACACCAAAAGAACTGTGTATCATCGACTAA
- a CDS encoding YtxH domain-containing protein codes for MSKKGGFLLGAVIGGTAAAVTALLLAPESGKALRDKLGKQIDDLLDAASDYTDIAKEKGEDLTDLAKEKASEFGQQAEDLAQSLKEKAVDSYEDFQDTSSDFVDIVQDQTSEFANRFKKTADEVADQASDAADDIIIDVKDTAEDVQETVAEGVDEAKDIVIDAKEEAAETTEIAKDDFEETVEELKEKIEENNPEA; via the coding sequence ATGAGTAAAAAAGGCGGATTTTTATTAGGTGCAGTGATTGGTGGTACTGCTGCGGCCGTAACAGCATTATTATTAGCTCCTGAATCAGGAAAAGCATTACGTGATAAATTAGGAAAACAAATTGATGATTTATTAGATGCTGCATCTGATTATACAGATATTGCGAAAGAAAAAGGCGAAGACCTAACAGATTTAGCGAAAGAAAAAGCGAGCGAATTTGGTCAACAAGCAGAAGATTTAGCCCAATCTTTAAAAGAAAAAGCAGTTGATTCATATGAAGATTTCCAAGATACTTCTTCAGATTTTGTTGACATCGTCCAAGATCAAACGAGCGAATTTGCAAATCGCTTCAAAAAAACAGCAGATGAGGTAGCTGACCAAGCTTCTGATGCTGCCGATGATATTATTATCGACGTGAAAGATACCGCAGAAGATGTTCAAGAAACAGTTGCTGAAGGTGTAGATGAAGCCAAAGACATCGTCATCGATGCGAAAGAAGAAGCTGCTGAAACTACAGAAATCGCCAAAGATGATTTTGAAGAAACAGTAGAAGAATTAAAAGAAAAAATTGAAGAAAATAATCCAGAAGCATAA
- a CDS encoding DUF948 domain-containing protein: MTAGGIAGLIAAIAFAVLVLFLVRVLIKVDKTVSSVQTTISEANNTIKVVTRDVDILSREVEGLLVKSNELLQDVNQKVATIDPLFTAVADLSTSVSELNYSGRNLVSRLGTLGRTTAQATIAGKVGQTAMKFFNKNKENAE; this comes from the coding sequence ATGACTGCTGGGGGAATTGCAGGATTGATTGCAGCTATTGCTTTTGCGGTACTTGTTTTATTCTTGGTTCGTGTCTTGATTAAAGTGGATAAAACGGTCTCATCTGTGCAAACAACTATTTCAGAAGCCAATAACACAATCAAAGTAGTGACTAGAGATGTAGATATTCTTTCGAGAGAAGTGGAAGGATTACTAGTCAAAAGTAATGAATTGCTACAAGATGTGAATCAAAAAGTAGCAACTATCGATCCATTATTTACAGCGGTGGCGGACTTAAGTACAAGCGTGTCAGAATTGAACTATTCTGGACGTAATCTTGTTTCACGTTTGGGAACTTTAGGACGTACAACAGCTCAAGCAACAATTGCTGGGAAAGTAGGACAAACAGCAATGAAATTTTTTAACAAAAACAAAGAAAACGCAGAATAA
- the tnpA gene encoding IS200/IS605 family transposase: MKKANESLSHTTWKCKYHIVFAPKYRRQVIYGKYKKSIGEIIRTLCERKGVEIIEANACKDHIHLLVSIPPKYSVSGFVGYLKGKSSLMIFDRHANLKYRYGNRKFWCRGYYVDTVGRNKKQIEEYIRNQVQEDYVADQLTLFEEYDPFTGQKNKKK, translated from the coding sequence ATGAAAAAGGCTAATGAAAGTTTATCACACACGACATGGAAATGTAAGTACCACATTGTTTTTGCACCAAAATATAGACGACAAGTGATTTATGGAAAGTATAAGAAAAGTATAGGTGAGATCATCCGAACATTATGTGAAAGAAAAGGAGTGGAGATCATCGAAGCAAATGCGTGCAAAGATCATATCCACTTACTCGTAAGTATCCCACCAAAATATAGTGTATCAGGTTTTGTAGGCTATTTAAAAGGCAAGAGTAGCTTAATGATTTTTGACAGACATGCGAATTTGAAGTATCGGTATGGGAACCGAAAATTTTGGTGTAGAGGGTATTACGTGGATACAGTAGGAAGAAATAAGAAGCAGATCGAAGAATACATTCGGAATCAAGTACAAGAAGATTATGTAGCAGATCAGCTAACATTGTTTGAAGAGTATGATCCGTTTACAGGACAAAAAAACAAGAAGAAGTGA
- the galU gene encoding UTP--glucose-1-phosphate uridylyltransferase GalU, giving the protein MRVKKAVIPAAGLGTRFLPATKAMAKEMLPIVDKPTIQFIVEEALKSGIEDILIVTGKAKRPIEDHFDANLELEMNLKEKGKDELLKLVEETTDVNLHFIRQSHPRGLGHAVLQAKAFVGNEPFIVMLGDDLMEDTVPLSKQLIDDYERTHASTIAVMDVPHEETSKYGIIDPGDQVEDGLYNVKNFVEKPSPEEAPSDLAIIGRYLLTPEIFDILENQTPGAGNEIQLTDAIDTLNQTQRVFAREFKGKRYDVGDKFGFLKTSIEYGLVHPEVKDNLEAFLIEIGQELAAKKQPVVKEVVEETVVEED; this is encoded by the coding sequence ATGAGAGTAAAAAAAGCAGTTATTCCTGCAGCAGGTTTAGGAACGCGTTTCTTACCTGCAACAAAGGCGATGGCAAAGGAAATGTTACCAATCGTTGATAAACCAACGATTCAATTTATCGTGGAAGAAGCCTTGAAATCAGGGATTGAAGATATTTTGATTGTCACTGGAAAAGCTAAACGTCCAATTGAAGATCATTTTGATGCTAACTTAGAGTTAGAAATGAATTTAAAAGAAAAAGGCAAAGATGAATTATTAAAATTAGTGGAAGAAACGACTGATGTTAATTTGCATTTTATTCGCCAATCGCATCCAAGAGGTCTAGGACATGCGGTATTGCAAGCCAAAGCTTTTGTGGGAAATGAACCCTTTATCGTGATGTTAGGCGATGATTTGATGGAAGATACGGTGCCATTAAGCAAACAATTAATTGATGATTATGAGCGCACGCATGCGTCGACAATTGCGGTAATGGATGTTCCTCATGAAGAAACATCAAAATACGGCATTATCGATCCAGGTGATCAAGTGGAAGATGGTTTATATAACGTTAAAAACTTCGTGGAAAAACCATCGCCTGAAGAAGCACCAAGTGATTTAGCGATTATTGGTCGTTACTTACTTACACCTGAAATTTTTGATATTTTAGAAAATCAAACACCAGGCGCGGGTAATGAGATTCAGTTAACTGACGCAATTGATACGTTAAACCAAACACAACGCGTGTTTGCAAGAGAATTCAAAGGAAAACGTTATGATGTTGGCGATAAATTTGGTTTCTTGAAAACAAGTATTGAATATGGCTTGGTTCACCCAGAAGTCAAAGATAACTTAGAAGCATTTTTAATTGAAATTGGTCAAGAGTTAGCTGCTAAAAAACAACCGGTTGTTAAAGAAGTAGTGGAAGAAACAGTTGTAGAAGAAGACTAA
- a CDS encoding NAD(P)H-dependent glycerol-3-phosphate dehydrogenase: MKQKIAVLGPGSWGTALAQVLAENGHDVSMWGHNPAQIDEINTYHTNRHYLPNIKIPESIVGYKELKAAIAGVDAILFVVPTKAIRSVAQEVTKHIAGNPYIIHASKGLEQGTHKRISEVLTEEIPEDKRKEIVVLSGPSHAEEVAVHDITTITAASEVEEAAKYVQDLFMNDYFRIYTNHDVIGVETGAALKNIIAIGAGAIAGLGFGDDAKAAIMTRGLAEISRLGVAMGADPLTFIGLSGVGDLIVTCTSVHSRNWRAGNLLGKGKNLDEVLDNMGMIVEGVATTKAAMELAESLNVDMPITATIYSVLYEGKDIQQAARDIMLRDGKVENEFSQK, translated from the coding sequence GTGAAACAGAAAATTGCCGTCTTAGGCCCGGGTTCTTGGGGAACTGCTTTGGCTCAAGTGTTAGCTGAAAATGGCCATGATGTATCGATGTGGGGGCATAATCCAGCACAAATTGATGAAATTAACACGTATCATACAAACAGACATTACTTACCAAACATTAAAATCCCAGAAAGCATTGTTGGTTATAAAGAATTAAAAGCTGCAATTGCTGGTGTAGATGCTATTTTATTTGTCGTACCAACAAAAGCGATTCGTAGCGTAGCGCAAGAAGTAACCAAACATATTGCAGGCAATCCGTACATTATTCATGCGTCAAAAGGATTAGAGCAAGGGACGCATAAACGCATTTCAGAAGTGCTTACAGAAGAAATTCCAGAAGACAAACGCAAAGAGATTGTGGTATTATCTGGCCCTAGTCATGCTGAAGAAGTAGCAGTTCACGATATTACGACGATCACTGCTGCGAGTGAAGTCGAAGAAGCCGCGAAATATGTGCAAGACCTTTTTATGAATGATTATTTCCGTATTTATACGAATCATGATGTCATTGGTGTTGAAACAGGTGCCGCTTTAAAAAATATCATTGCCATTGGTGCAGGTGCTATCGCTGGTTTAGGCTTTGGTGATGACGCGAAAGCTGCGATTATGACACGTGGTTTAGCAGAAATTAGTCGCTTAGGAGTAGCGATGGGCGCAGACCCATTAACTTTTATTGGCTTAAGTGGTGTCGGTGACCTAATCGTTACTTGTACAAGTGTCCATTCACGTAACTGGCGGGCAGGTAATTTATTAGGAAAAGGCAAAAATTTAGATGAAGTCTTAGATAATATGGGTATGATTGTAGAGGGTGTGGCGACTACAAAAGCGGCCATGGAGTTGGCAGAAAGCTTGAATGTTGATATGCCAATCACGGCTACAATTTATAGCGTATTATACGAAGGAAAAGATATTCAACAAGCCGCAAGAGATATTATGTTACGAGATGGGAAAGTGGAAAATGAATTTTCACAAAAATAG